Proteins encoded together in one Rhizobium sp. 11515TR window:
- a CDS encoding dihydrolipoamide acetyltransferase family protein, with the protein MGEFVIKMPDVGEGVAEAELVEWHVKPGDPVREDMVLAAVMTDKATVEIPSPVEGVVLWLGADVGDTVAVKAPLLRIQVAGEDRNASEEASLAEAPQPAKTGPAKDEVREAKPVAPPLARPAVEAKVIQSTAPVERPVSREPAERPLASPAVRLRAQEAGVDLRQVPGTGPAGRITHDNLDQFIAHGMQHAIAAPTGPARKTDVEEIKITGLRRRIAEKMRLAASRIPHITYVEEVDVTDLEDLRATMNAGRKPDQPKLTILPFLMRAMVKTLGEQPGINATFDDDAGVVTRYGAVHIGIATQTPSGLTVPVVRHAEARSIWDCAAELTRLADAARNGTAAREELSGSTITISSLGALGGIVTTPIINHPEVAIVGVNKIMTQPVWDGAQFIPRKIMNLSSSFDHRIVDGWDAAVFVQRIKALLETPALIFIEG; encoded by the coding sequence ATGGGTGAATTCGTCATCAAAATGCCCGATGTGGGTGAAGGCGTGGCCGAGGCCGAGCTGGTCGAATGGCATGTCAAACCGGGCGACCCGGTGCGTGAGGATATGGTGCTCGCAGCAGTCATGACCGACAAGGCGACGGTGGAAATCCCCTCTCCGGTCGAAGGGGTCGTGCTCTGGCTCGGCGCCGACGTCGGCGATACGGTCGCCGTCAAGGCGCCGCTCTTGCGCATCCAGGTCGCTGGCGAGGATAGGAATGCGAGCGAAGAGGCCTCCCTCGCCGAGGCTCCCCAACCTGCGAAGACCGGACCGGCCAAGGATGAGGTGAGGGAGGCCAAGCCGGTCGCACCACCTCTGGCAAGGCCGGCAGTCGAAGCGAAGGTTATTCAGTCGACGGCGCCGGTCGAGCGCCCGGTTTCCCGCGAACCGGCGGAGCGTCCGCTTGCTTCCCCTGCCGTCCGGTTACGTGCCCAGGAGGCTGGCGTCGATTTGCGCCAGGTGCCTGGCACTGGGCCAGCGGGACGCATCACCCATGACAATCTCGATCAGTTCATCGCGCATGGCATGCAGCACGCAATCGCTGCTCCAACGGGCCCCGCCCGCAAGACCGATGTCGAGGAGATCAAGATCACCGGCCTGCGCCGGCGCATCGCCGAGAAGATGCGCCTCGCAGCCTCGCGCATTCCCCACATCACCTATGTCGAAGAGGTCGATGTCACCGACCTTGAAGACTTGCGGGCGACGATGAATGCCGGCCGCAAACCCGATCAGCCGAAGCTGACCATTCTGCCCTTCCTGATGCGGGCGATGGTGAAGACGCTGGGCGAGCAGCCCGGTATCAACGCCACCTTCGACGATGATGCCGGTGTCGTCACCCGCTACGGCGCCGTCCACATCGGCATCGCCACGCAGACGCCCTCCGGCCTGACCGTACCGGTCGTCCGCCACGCCGAAGCCAGGTCGATCTGGGATTGCGCCGCCGAGCTGACACGCCTCGCCGACGCTGCCCGCAATGGCACCGCCGCACGCGAGGAGCTGTCCGGTTCCACGATCACCATCTCCTCGCTCGGCGCGCTCGGCGGCATCGTGACGACGCCGATCATCAACCATCCCGAAGTCGCGATCGTCGGCGTCAACAAGATCATGACCCAGCCCGTCTGGGACGGGGCCCAGTTCATTCCGCGCAAGATCATGAACCTATCGTCGAGCTTCGACCATCGCATTGTCGACGGCTGGGACGCGGCGGTCTTCGTCCAGCGGATCAAGGCGCTGCTCGAAACCCCCGCGCTGATCTTCATCGAAGGTTGA
- a CDS encoding alpha-ketoacid dehydrogenase subunit beta, whose translation MARMTMIEAVRSAMDVSMGRDDNVVVFGEDVGYFGGVFRATQGLQAKYGKTRCFDAPINESGILGTAIGMAAYGLKPCVEIQFADYMYPAYDQITQEAARIRYRSNGDFTCPIVVRMPTGGGIFGGQTHSQSPEALFTHVCGLKVIVPSNPYDAKGLLIAAIEDPDPVMFLEPKRLYNGPFDGHHERPVTPWSKHDLGEVPEGHYTIPIGKAEIRRPGSAVTVVAYGTMVHVALAAAEETGIDAEVIDLRSLLPLDLDTIVQSVKKTGRCVVVHEATLTSGFGAEVASLVQEYCFYSLEAPIVRVTGWDTPYPHAQEWDYFPGPARVGRALKEVMEG comes from the coding sequence ATGGCAAGAATGACAATGATCGAGGCCGTGCGCAGTGCCATGGACGTCTCGATGGGACGTGACGACAATGTCGTCGTCTTCGGCGAGGATGTCGGCTACTTCGGCGGCGTTTTCCGCGCCACGCAGGGACTCCAGGCCAAATACGGCAAGACCCGCTGCTTCGATGCGCCAATCAACGAATCCGGTATTCTCGGTACGGCGATCGGCATGGCCGCCTACGGCTTGAAGCCCTGCGTCGAAATCCAGTTCGCCGATTATATGTATCCGGCCTATGACCAGATCACCCAGGAAGCGGCGCGTATCCGCTACCGCTCCAATGGCGACTTTACCTGCCCGATCGTCGTGCGCATGCCAACCGGCGGCGGCATCTTCGGCGGGCAGACGCATAGCCAGAGCCCGGAAGCGCTGTTTACACATGTCTGCGGATTGAAGGTGATCGTGCCGTCCAATCCCTACGACGCCAAGGGCCTGCTGATCGCGGCGATAGAGGATCCGGACCCGGTGATGTTCCTCGAACCGAAGCGGCTCTATAACGGCCCCTTCGATGGTCATCACGAAAGGCCGGTGACGCCCTGGTCGAAGCATGATCTCGGCGAGGTTCCGGAAGGGCATTACACGATCCCGATCGGCAAGGCGGAAATCCGCCGGCCAGGGAGTGCCGTCACCGTGGTCGCCTACGGTACGATGGTGCATGTGGCGCTTGCCGCGGCCGAGGAGACGGGGATCGATGCCGAGGTGATCGATCTGCGCAGCCTTCTACCGCTCGACCTCGATACGATCGTCCAGTCGGTGAAGAAGACCGGCCGCTGCGTCGTCGTGCACGAGGCAACGCTTACCTCCGGCTTCGGCGCGGAAGTCGCATCACTGGTTCAGGAGTACTGCTTCTATAGTCTTGAGGCACCGATCGTGCGCGTGACCGGCTGGGACACGCCGTATCCGCACGCACAGGAATGGGACTATTTCCCCGGTCCCGCCCGTGTCGGCCGGGCGTTGAAAGAAGTGATGGAGGGCTGA
- a CDS encoding 3-methyl-2-oxobutanoate dehydrogenase (2-methylpropanoyl-transferring) subunit alpha, with product MNEVPNLSLHVPEPAVRPGGQPDFSNVKIAKAGSVPKPAVDVAPEEIRDLAYSIIRVLNRDGEAVGPWAGLLSDEELLTGLRNMMKLRAFDARMLMAQRQGKTSFYMQHLGEEAVSSAFRKALNKGDMNFPTYRQAGLLIADDYPMVEMMNQIYSNEADPLRGRQLPVMYSSKEHGFFTISGNLATQYVQAVGWAMASAIKNDTRIAAAWIGDGSTAESDFHSALVFASTYKAPVILNIVNNQWAISTFQGIARGGSGTFAARGLGFGIPALRVDGNDYLAVYAVAKWAAERARRNLGPTLIEYVTYRVGAHSTSDDPSAYRPKTESEAWPLGDPVLRLKKHLIMRGVWSEERHAQAEAEVLDEVIEAQKQAESHGTLHAGGKPSVRDIFEGVYAEMPAHIRRQRQKAGY from the coding sequence ATGAACGAGGTTCCAAATCTGAGCCTGCACGTCCCCGAGCCGGCGGTGCGGCCGGGCGGCCAGCCGGATTTCTCCAACGTCAAGATCGCCAAGGCCGGCTCCGTGCCAAAACCAGCGGTCGACGTTGCGCCTGAGGAGATCCGCGATCTCGCTTATTCCATCATTCGCGTTCTCAACCGCGACGGCGAGGCGGTCGGCCCGTGGGCCGGATTGCTCTCCGATGAGGAATTGCTGACGGGCTTGCGCAACATGATGAAGCTCAGGGCCTTCGACGCCCGGATGCTGATGGCGCAACGACAGGGAAAGACCTCTTTCTACATGCAGCATCTTGGCGAAGAGGCGGTGAGTTCCGCCTTCCGCAAGGCGCTGAACAAAGGGGACATGAACTTCCCGACCTATCGGCAGGCAGGCCTCCTGATCGCCGACGACTATCCGATGGTCGAGATGATGAACCAGATCTATTCGAACGAGGCCGATCCTTTGCGCGGTCGGCAACTGCCGGTCATGTACTCGTCGAAAGAGCATGGTTTCTTCACCATCTCCGGCAATCTTGCCACCCAGTATGTGCAGGCGGTCGGCTGGGCGATGGCGTCGGCCATCAAGAACGACACCAGGATCGCCGCCGCATGGATCGGCGACGGTTCGACGGCCGAATCCGACTTCCATTCGGCGCTGGTCTTCGCCTCCACCTACAAGGCGCCGGTCATCCTCAATATCGTCAACAACCAATGGGCCATCTCCACCTTCCAGGGCATTGCCCGTGGCGGTTCCGGCACCTTCGCCGCTCGAGGCCTTGGCTTCGGCATCCCAGCGCTTCGGGTCGACGGTAATGACTATCTGGCGGTCTATGCCGTCGCCAAATGGGCGGCCGAGCGCGCAAGGCGCAACCTCGGCCCAACACTGATCGAATATGTCACCTACCGCGTCGGCGCCCATTCCACCTCCGACGACCCGAGCGCCTATCGGCCGAAAACCGAATCCGAGGCCTGGCCGCTCGGCGACCCGGTGTTGCGGCTAAAGAAGCATCTCATCATGCGTGGTGTCTGGTCGGAAGAGCGCCATGCCCAGGCGGAGGCCGAGGTTCTCGATGAAGTTATCGAAGCACAGAAGCAGGCCGAAAGCCACGGCACGCTGCATGCGGGCGGTAAGCCATCGGTGCGCGACATCTTCGAGGGCGTCTATGCGGAAATGCCCGCCCATATCCGCCGCCAGCGGCAGAAGGCAGGATACTGA
- a CDS encoding acyl-CoA dehydrogenase family protein, which translates to MILSEDQIQIRDMARDFARERLAPGAAERDAKSLFPREELKEMGELGFLGMLVPEAYGGSETGVIAYAVALEEIAAGDGPCSTIMSVHSSVGCVPILKYGTEEQKQRFLPKLASGEWIGGFALTEPQAGSDASNLKTRARRDGDHYVIDGAKQFITSGKNGNVIIVFAVTDPEAGKRGISAFIVPIDTPGYEVVRVEHKLGLHSSDTCQIAFTGMRIPAENRLGEEGDGYRIALWNLEGGRIGIASQSVGMARAAFEAARDYARERKTFGSPIIDHQAVAFRLADMATQIEVARQMVLHAAQLKEEGQPCLTEASMAKLFASEMAEKVCSDAIQIHGGYGYMADYPVERIYRDVRICQIYEGTSDVQRIVIARNL; encoded by the coding sequence ATGATTCTGAGCGAAGACCAGATCCAGATCCGCGACATGGCGCGTGATTTTGCCAGGGAGCGCTTGGCGCCGGGTGCTGCCGAGCGCGATGCGAAGAGCCTCTTTCCCCGCGAGGAGTTGAAGGAGATGGGCGAGCTCGGCTTCCTCGGCATGCTCGTACCCGAGGCCTATGGCGGTTCGGAAACGGGCGTGATCGCCTATGCCGTGGCACTTGAGGAAATTGCCGCCGGAGACGGGCCATGCTCGACCATCATGAGCGTGCACAGCTCCGTCGGCTGCGTGCCGATCCTGAAATACGGCACGGAGGAGCAGAAGCAGCGTTTCCTGCCGAAACTGGCAAGCGGCGAATGGATCGGCGGCTTTGCCTTGACTGAGCCGCAGGCCGGTTCCGACGCCTCGAATCTGAAGACCCGCGCCCGCCGTGACGGCGATCATTATGTCATCGACGGCGCCAAGCAGTTCATTACGTCGGGCAAGAACGGCAATGTCATCATCGTCTTCGCCGTCACCGACCCGGAGGCGGGCAAGAGAGGAATTTCGGCCTTCATCGTGCCGATCGACACGCCCGGCTACGAAGTCGTGCGCGTCGAACACAAGCTCGGTCTCCACTCATCCGACACCTGCCAGATCGCCTTTACCGGTATGCGCATCCCGGCTGAAAATCGGCTCGGCGAGGAAGGCGACGGTTACAGGATCGCCCTGTGGAATCTCGAAGGCGGGCGCATTGGCATCGCATCGCAGTCCGTGGGCATGGCGCGAGCGGCTTTCGAGGCGGCGCGCGACTATGCCCGCGAACGCAAGACGTTCGGCTCGCCGATCATCGATCATCAGGCTGTCGCCTTCCGGCTTGCGGATATGGCGACGCAGATCGAGGTCGCCCGTCAGATGGTGTTGCACGCGGCACAGTTGAAGGAGGAGGGGCAGCCCTGCCTTACCGAAGCGTCGATGGCGAAGCTGTTCGCGTCGGAAATGGCCGAAAAAGTCTGCTCCGACGCGATCCAGATCCATGGCGGCTACGGATATATGGCGGACTATCCGGTCGAGCGCATCTACCGAGATGTCCGCATCTGCCAGATTTACGAGGGAACGAGCGATGTTCAGCGCATCGTTATCGCGCGCAACTTATAG
- a CDS encoding acetyl-CoA C-acyltransferase, with product MTREDPIVIVGAARTPMGGFQGDLKDCTAPELGAAAIRAALERGGVGPEAIEEVVFGCVLPAGQGQAPARQAAIGAGLPFATGATTVNKMCGSGMKAVMLAHDLIGAGSVSVAVAGGMESMTNAPYLLDRARGGYRLGHGRVIDHMFLDGLEDAYDKGRLMGTFAEDCAEAYQFTRTAQDDYAVTSLTRARNAIEEGAFDSEIVPVTVKSGRSELIVGCDEQPGKAKPEKIPTLKPAFRENGTVTAANASSISDGAAALVLMRRSKAEREGIAPLATIVGHATHSQAPNLFATAPIGALRKLSERIGWTFRDVDLFEINEAFAVVAMAAMRDLDLPHDKINIHGGACALGHPIGASGARVLVTLLAALKRYGMKRGMATLCIGGGEATAMAVELN from the coding sequence ATGACGCGAGAAGATCCGATCGTCATCGTTGGCGCGGCCCGTACTCCAATGGGTGGCTTCCAGGGAGATCTTAAGGATTGCACGGCGCCGGAACTCGGTGCTGCCGCCATCCGCGCAGCACTCGAGCGCGGCGGCGTTGGCCCGGAGGCAATTGAGGAGGTGGTCTTCGGTTGCGTTCTTCCGGCCGGGCAGGGTCAGGCACCGGCAAGACAGGCCGCGATCGGCGCCGGTTTGCCGTTTGCGACGGGCGCGACCACCGTCAACAAGATGTGCGGTTCGGGAATGAAGGCCGTCATGCTGGCACATGATCTGATCGGCGCCGGCAGTGTGTCGGTCGCCGTTGCCGGCGGCATGGAGAGCATGACGAATGCTCCCTATCTGCTCGATCGGGCGCGCGGCGGCTACCGGCTTGGGCACGGCCGCGTCATCGACCACATGTTCCTCGATGGGCTCGAAGACGCCTATGACAAGGGACGCCTCATGGGCACTTTCGCCGAGGATTGCGCCGAAGCCTATCAGTTTACCCGTACCGCACAGGACGACTACGCCGTCACATCCCTGACCCGCGCCCGCAATGCGATCGAGGAGGGGGCATTCGATAGTGAGATCGTACCTGTCACCGTCAAGTCGGGGCGATCCGAACTTATTGTCGGCTGTGACGAACAGCCCGGCAAGGCGAAGCCGGAAAAAATCCCGACGCTCAAGCCGGCTTTCCGTGAAAATGGCACGGTGACCGCTGCGAATGCCTCCTCCATCTCCGATGGTGCTGCCGCGCTGGTACTGATGCGGCGCTCAAAGGCCGAGCGTGAAGGTATCGCACCGCTTGCCACCATCGTCGGCCACGCCACGCATTCGCAGGCGCCCAATCTCTTCGCGACCGCGCCGATCGGCGCGTTGCGCAAGCTTTCCGAACGCATCGGCTGGACCTTTCGGGATGTCGATCTGTTCGAGATCAACGAGGCCTTTGCCGTCGTCGCCATGGCCGCGATGCGCGATCTCGACTTGCCGCACGACAAGATCAACATTCACGGCGGCGCCTGCGCGCTCGGCCATCCGATCGGCGCGTCCGGCGCCCGCGTGCTCGTCACGCTGCTTGCAGCACTCAAGCGCTACGGCATGAAGCGCGGCATGGCGACGCTTTGCATCGGCGGCGGCGAAGCAACCGCCATGGCGGTCGAACTGAACTGA
- a CDS encoding 3-hydroxyacyl-CoA dehydrogenase, which produces MLIQGKTFVVTGGGSGLGAAVARMLAGEGANVVIADVNTDAAAAVISELGGRTAFIKTDVTQEEEGQAAIDIALERFGHLHGLVNCAGVALGEKVIGRNGPHRLDSFARAIGINLIGTFNMIRLAAAAIAKEQPDTDGERGVIVNTASIAAFDGQIGQAAYAASKGAVAAMTLPIARELAPSGIRVVAIAPGIFETPMMAGMPQEVQDSLSKSVPFPQRFGKPVEFAALVRHICENVMLNGEVIRLDGALRMAPH; this is translated from the coding sequence ATGTTGATCCAGGGAAAGACTTTCGTCGTTACCGGTGGCGGTTCGGGCCTTGGGGCTGCGGTTGCGCGCATGCTGGCAGGTGAAGGGGCGAACGTGGTCATCGCCGATGTCAATACGGACGCCGCCGCCGCCGTCATCAGCGAGCTCGGAGGCCGCACCGCTTTCATAAAGACCGACGTTACGCAGGAAGAAGAGGGCCAGGCCGCGATCGATATAGCGCTGGAACGCTTCGGTCATCTGCATGGCCTGGTCAATTGCGCCGGCGTCGCGCTCGGCGAAAAAGTGATCGGTCGCAATGGTCCGCACCGGCTCGACAGCTTTGCGCGCGCGATCGGCATCAATCTTATCGGTACTTTCAACATGATCCGGCTCGCGGCGGCTGCCATCGCCAAGGAGCAGCCGGATACGGACGGCGAGCGCGGGGTCATCGTCAATACGGCGTCGATTGCAGCCTTCGACGGACAGATTGGTCAGGCGGCCTATGCGGCCTCGAAGGGCGCCGTTGCCGCCATGACGCTGCCGATAGCTCGCGAATTGGCGCCTAGCGGCATTCGCGTCGTCGCCATCGCGCCAGGCATTTTCGAGACGCCGATGATGGCCGGCATGCCGCAGGAGGTGCAGGATTCGCTGAGCAAGAGCGTGCCCTTTCCACAGCGCTTCGGAAAGCCGGTGGAATTCGCCGCATTGGTACGCCACATCTGTGAGAACGTCATGCTGAATGGCGAAGTCATCCGCCTCGATGGCGCTTTGCGCATGGCACCGCACTAA
- a CDS encoding AraC family transcriptional regulator — protein MTKASQIIGQFYHILQVMTMTETARRMISPFFVKEAIDYLRRQGKSPERLLATLGLSTQIDVPVSAESYGALWLAIAAEMDDEFFGMGGRPMRRGSFTLLCHCVLHARTLDQALRRALRFLNIVLEDPKGHIEVVDGLAHIVLTDLKNARSAFAYRTYWILLHGIACWLIGRRIPLRMVDFRCAEPDHGADYRQFFGAPVRFSQPASRLAFDASLLKLTVTRNEQALKQFLRNAPANILVRYRYDAGLAASVRRRLRQSPPASWKAFDDLAAQMRMSPSTLRHRLHAEGQNYAAIRDEIRRDLAIEMLQTTKFGVGEIATRLGFSEPSAFHRAFRKWTARSPAAFRKEMTARNR, from the coding sequence ATGACAAAAGCGTCTCAAATCATCGGCCAGTTTTACCATATTTTACAGGTCATGACGATGACGGAAACCGCGCGGCGGATGATATCACCTTTCTTCGTGAAAGAAGCGATCGACTACCTTCGGCGGCAGGGGAAATCCCCCGAACGATTGCTCGCGACACTCGGCCTATCCACCCAGATCGACGTGCCGGTTTCGGCCGAAAGCTATGGCGCGCTGTGGCTGGCGATCGCGGCCGAGATGGATGACGAATTCTTCGGCATGGGCGGCAGACCCATGCGTCGCGGCAGCTTCACGCTGCTTTGCCATTGCGTGCTGCACGCAAGGACCCTCGACCAGGCGCTGCGACGGGCGCTGCGTTTTTTGAACATTGTGCTGGAGGATCCGAAAGGGCATATCGAAGTGGTCGACGGGCTGGCGCATATTGTGCTAACCGACCTGAAGAACGCACGTTCGGCCTTTGCCTACCGAACCTATTGGATCTTGCTGCACGGCATCGCATGCTGGCTCATCGGGCGCCGCATCCCCCTGCGAATGGTCGATTTTCGCTGCGCCGAGCCGGACCATGGCGCAGATTACCGGCAATTTTTCGGAGCGCCCGTGCGCTTCTCACAGCCGGCGAGCAGGCTTGCCTTCGATGCCTCTCTCCTTAAATTGACGGTGACGCGCAACGAGCAGGCCTTGAAGCAGTTTCTACGCAATGCACCGGCCAACATCCTTGTGCGTTACCGCTATGACGCCGGCCTTGCCGCGAGCGTGCGCAGGCGGCTGCGCCAATCGCCGCCTGCTTCATGGAAAGCATTCGATGATTTGGCCGCGCAAATGCGCATGTCTCCTTCGACCCTGCGGCATCGGCTCCACGCCGAGGGCCAGAACTATGCCGCCATCAGGGATGAAATCCGCCGCGATCTTGCAATCGAGATGCTGCAAACGACCAAATTCGGCGTCGGGGAGATCGCGACGCGCCTCGGCTTTTCCGAACCCAGCGCCTTTCATCGGGCATTCCGGAAATGGACCGCAAGGAGCCCGGCTGCATTTCGAAAGGAGATGACCGCGCGAAACCGGTGA
- a CDS encoding LysR substrate-binding domain-containing protein, whose protein sequence is MNFRRRIPSLTALMTLEAVLRHRSFTAAAIELGVTQAAVSRQIATLEEELGLPMFVRKHRAIEPTTACLTLGTALAQSFASIADAVDVVRSFQQNVVTIGATVAFSSFWLLPRLPQLRRENPGIQIRVVSQDTPIDLNAGGIDIAIRYGTAPFSDGTVIASQSDVIVPVCSPEYSQGRRSNELSGADEFIETDVQDRTWLSWNRWIEKRGRSLTVKPSLRFNHYTETIAAARAGQGIALGWRLLVQTFLNDGTLVALEEAEIPTADQYHILLPAKPRRTLAAQHAANWLANALTR, encoded by the coding sequence ATGAACTTTCGGCGCCGAATTCCCTCCCTGACCGCGTTGATGACTCTCGAGGCCGTTCTGCGGCATCGGAGCTTTACGGCGGCCGCCATCGAACTTGGCGTCACCCAGGCAGCCGTCAGCCGCCAGATTGCGACGTTGGAAGAGGAGCTCGGGCTACCGATGTTCGTACGCAAGCATCGCGCCATCGAACCGACTACTGCGTGCCTCACCCTGGGAACGGCGCTTGCGCAAAGCTTCGCCAGTATCGCCGACGCCGTCGATGTGGTCAGATCCTTCCAGCAGAACGTCGTGACGATCGGCGCGACCGTCGCCTTCTCCTCCTTCTGGCTTCTGCCACGCCTCCCGCAGTTGCGCAGGGAAAATCCTGGCATTCAGATTCGCGTCGTCTCGCAGGATACCCCCATCGATCTCAACGCAGGCGGTATAGACATCGCCATTCGCTATGGAACTGCCCCCTTCAGCGACGGGACAGTGATCGCGTCACAGAGTGACGTGATTGTGCCGGTATGCTCGCCAGAATATTCACAGGGACGTCGATCAAATGAACTGTCCGGTGCTGACGAATTCATAGAGACAGACGTGCAGGATCGAACTTGGCTGTCCTGGAACAGATGGATCGAAAAGAGGGGGCGCTCTCTGACCGTTAAACCATCGCTTCGTTTCAACCATTACACTGAGACAATTGCTGCGGCTCGAGCAGGGCAGGGGATCGCGCTCGGCTGGCGTCTTCTTGTCCAAACCTTTCTCAACGACGGCACCCTCGTAGCACTGGAGGAGGCCGAGATACCCACCGCCGACCAATATCACATTCTCCTCCCAGCGAAGCCGCGCCGTACGCTCGCCGCGCAGCACGCCGCAAACTGGCTTGCCAACGCGCTAACGCGGTAA
- a CDS encoding aromatic ring-hydroxylating oxygenase subunit alpha, with product MLNRLPSSISALLEARTDGYSLPAGLYTREDVFEADIDVFFHKHWICVGLDCDVPEPGDATVVDIGKTSLILLRDDDGELRVLHNVCRHRGSRLLDAGKTIVSKLVCPYHTWTYELTGELSYAPHMGKDLDKQCHSLKPVNFKSIGGLIYVCLSDNPPEDIANLEQVMIERLAPYDIRNAKVAHQTDVIEDGNWKLTMENNRECYHCSANHPELCVSFVDLDFGFDPETLNPEDREQAAEHFRLYDERTKAWEADGFPSAAVEQLVDCATNFRTQRLIIAGAGESQTHDATAASSKLLGQMTRKDLGDTHLWGHNSWNHFMGDHAVVAIVIPLSAGKTLVRTKWLVHKDAVEGKDYDLDKLTDVWIATTDQDADLVARSHAGALDPAYQPGPYSRFSETNLDKFAAWYIDRMRAHGY from the coding sequence ATGCTAAACAGGCTTCCATCGTCCATCTCCGCCCTGCTTGAAGCACGCACCGATGGTTATTCCCTGCCTGCCGGTCTCTATACCCGCGAGGATGTCTTCGAGGCCGATATCGACGTCTTCTTTCACAAGCACTGGATCTGCGTCGGCCTCGACTGCGACGTACCGGAACCAGGCGATGCCACCGTTGTCGATATCGGCAAGACCAGCCTGATCCTTCTTCGCGACGACGACGGCGAGCTCCGTGTGCTTCACAACGTCTGCCGCCATCGCGGATCGCGCCTGCTCGATGCCGGCAAAACGATCGTCTCGAAGCTCGTTTGTCCCTATCACACATGGACCTACGAACTGACCGGGGAGCTAAGCTATGCGCCACACATGGGCAAGGATCTGGACAAGCAGTGCCACAGCCTGAAGCCGGTGAACTTCAAGTCGATCGGCGGCCTGATCTATGTGTGCCTCTCCGACAATCCGCCGGAAGACATCGCAAACCTCGAGCAGGTAATGATCGAACGCCTTGCGCCCTATGACATTCGGAATGCCAAGGTCGCTCACCAGACCGACGTCATCGAGGACGGCAACTGGAAGCTCACGATGGAAAACAACCGCGAGTGCTACCACTGTTCCGCCAATCATCCCGAGCTCTGTGTCTCCTTCGTCGACCTCGACTTCGGCTTCGATCCGGAGACGCTGAACCCCGAAGACCGCGAGCAGGCCGCCGAGCATTTCAGGCTCTACGACGAGCGGACAAAAGCCTGGGAAGCGGATGGTTTCCCGTCGGCAGCGGTCGAACAGCTCGTCGACTGCGCCACGAACTTCCGCACCCAGCGCCTGATCATTGCAGGTGCAGGCGAATCCCAGACACATGACGCGACTGCGGCATCGTCGAAGCTGCTTGGCCAGATGACCCGCAAGGATCTCGGCGATACGCATCTCTGGGGTCACAATAGCTGGAATCACTTCATGGGTGACCACGCCGTGGTCGCAATCGTCATCCCGCTCTCGGCTGGCAAGACGCTCGTCAGAACCAAATGGCTCGTCCACAAGGATGCCGTCGAAGGCAAGGACTACGACCTCGACAAGCTCACGGACGTCTGGATCGCCACGACGGACCAGGATGCGGACCTCGTCGCCCGCTCGCATGCCGGCGCGCTCGACCCCGCCTACCAACCCGGCCCCTATTCTCGATTCTCGGAAACCAACCTGGACAAGTTCGCGGCCTGGTACATCGATCGGATGCGCGCTCATGGGTATTGA